Proteins encoded within one genomic window of Bacteroides sedimenti:
- the pyrH gene encoding UMP kinase → MVKYKRILLKLSGESLMGEKQYGIDEVRLGEYAQQIKEIHELGVQIGIVIGGGNIFRGLSGASKGFDRVKGDQMGMLATVINSLALSSALGAIGVRSKVLTAVRMEPIGEFYSKWKAIDTLEAGEVGIFSAGTGNPYFTTDTGSSLRGIEIEADVMLKGTRVDGIYTADPEKDKSATKFKEITYDEIYTRGLKVMDLTATTMCKENNLPIVVFDMDTVGNLKKVIEGEDIGTYVHN, encoded by the coding sequence ATGGTTAAGTATAAAAGAATCCTCCTGAAGCTAAGCGGCGAGAGCCTAATGGGTGAAAAACAATATGGTATTGATGAAGTTCGTTTGGGTGAATATGCTCAGCAGATCAAAGAAATTCACGAACTGGGTGTTCAGATTGGCATCGTAATTGGTGGTGGAAACATCTTCCGCGGACTGAGTGGTGCTTCAAAAGGTTTTGATCGGGTAAAGGGTGACCAGATGGGGATGCTTGCTACAGTAATCAACAGTCTGGCACTAAGCTCGGCCTTGGGAGCTATTGGTGTAAGAAGCAAAGTACTAACCGCAGTTCGTATGGAGCCTATTGGAGAATTTTACAGCAAATGGAAAGCCATTGATACACTCGAAGCCGGCGAAGTGGGAATCTTCTCGGCAGGAACCGGAAATCCTTACTTCACAACAGATACAGGATCGTCATTACGCGGAATCGAGATTGAAGCTGATGTAATGCTTAAAGGAACACGCGTGGATGGTATCTATACGGCCGATCCTGAAAAAGATAAGAGTGCTACAAAATTCAAGGAAATTACCTATGATGAAATCTACACACGCGGACTTAAGGTGATGGACCTTACAGCTACTACAATGTGTAAGGAGAACAACCTGCCTATCGTTGTATTTGACATGGATACAGTGGGTAATCTGAAGAAGGTGATTGAAGGAGAAGATATTGGAACTTACGTTCATAACTAA
- a CDS encoding 3-phosphoshikimate 1-carboxyvinyltransferase — MQIKVSAPATIHAAIQLPASKSISNRALIINALAQGCFTPGNLSDCDDTNVMIKALNSQEETIDIMAAGTAMRFLTAFLSVTGGTRVITGTQRMQQRPIEILVNALKMLGADIEYAGKEGFPPLHISGKPLEGGEISLKGSVSSQYISALLMIAPVLRNGLQLTLTGEIISRPYINLTLQLMKDFGAQAEWKSDNLIEVAPRPYSSVPFIVESDWSAASYWYQMTALAQEAEVELLGLFRDSYQGDSKVAELFLALGVETIFTSKGALLRKTGQCCERMDYNFVNEPDLAQTFVVTCAAMGIPFRFSGLQSLKIKETDRMAALIAELAKLGYLLRESENAVLSWEGERTTVTEKAVIKTYEDHRMAMAFAPVCLRIPSITISEPQVVSKSYPNYWEDLKQAGFTILEEK, encoded by the coding sequence ATGCAAATTAAAGTTTCTGCTCCTGCAACTATCCATGCCGCAATTCAGCTGCCGGCTTCGAAAAGTATCAGCAACCGCGCACTGATTATTAACGCCCTGGCTCAAGGGTGCTTCACTCCCGGTAATCTTTCCGACTGCGATGATACCAACGTGATGATCAAGGCGCTGAATTCTCAGGAAGAGACTATCGACATCATGGCTGCCGGAACGGCAATGCGCTTTCTTACCGCTTTTCTTTCGGTAACCGGTGGAACAAGAGTGATTACAGGCACACAACGCATGCAGCAGCGACCGATTGAAATCCTGGTCAACGCACTGAAGATGCTTGGAGCGGATATTGAATATGCCGGTAAAGAGGGATTCCCCCCGCTACATATTAGCGGCAAGCCTCTTGAAGGTGGTGAAATATCGCTGAAAGGAAGCGTAAGCTCGCAATATATCTCTGCCCTACTGATGATTGCGCCCGTTCTGAGAAACGGATTGCAGCTGACACTAACCGGCGAGATCATCTCCCGCCCCTATATCAACCTCACTCTGCAGCTAATGAAGGATTTTGGAGCACAGGCTGAATGGAAATCCGACAACTTGATAGAAGTGGCTCCCCGCCCCTACAGTTCAGTTCCGTTTATTGTGGAATCGGACTGGTCTGCAGCCTCCTACTGGTACCAGATGACGGCACTGGCTCAGGAAGCAGAAGTGGAACTGTTGGGCTTATTCCGTGATAGTTACCAGGGCGACAGTAAGGTGGCCGAGCTGTTTCTTGCATTAGGTGTTGAAACTATCTTTACTTCCAAAGGTGCCTTGCTCCGTAAAACAGGTCAATGCTGCGAACGAATGGATTACAACTTTGTCAATGAGCCCGATTTGGCACAGACATTTGTGGTAACCTGCGCCGCAATGGGCATACCTTTCCGCTTCTCGGGTCTGCAAAGTCTGAAGATAAAGGAAACCGACCGCATGGCTGCCTTGATTGCCGAATTGGCTAAACTGGGATATTTGCTCAGGGAAAGCGAAAACGCCGTGCTTTCATGGGAGGGCGAACGCACAACTGTCACAGAAAAGGCAGTGATTAAAACATACGAAGATCATCGCATGGCGATGGCTTTTGCACCAGTTTGTCTTCGTATACCTTCAATAACCATAAGCGAACCACAGGTTGTTTCAAAGTCCTACCCCAACTATTGGGAGGATTTGAAGCAGGCAGGATTCACAATTTTGGAAGAAAAGTAG
- a CDS encoding HEAT repeat domain-containing protein, producing the protein MEYKSEMKFLLDEIEQTKQQNVARLIDLILNSDDPKVSHEAAFLLVDNFRDERIEDCLISIINDPRWKNRNGTFLFLLGEYTNSSKYLYYLIELIFNNLDDGEIFMGAYGMIIDMQVPLDEKEIHRAIKFLKNEEKKAKKESNKRKKKITDSLLNYLEGQIDICEFYKQFG; encoded by the coding sequence ATGGAATATAAATCGGAAATGAAATTTTTACTGGATGAAATTGAACAGACCAAGCAGCAGAATGTTGCACGGTTGATTGATCTTATATTGAATTCGGATGATCCAAAGGTTAGTCATGAGGCTGCATTTTTGTTGGTTGATAACTTTAGAGATGAAAGAATAGAGGATTGTTTGATCAGTATAATAAATGATCCCCGTTGGAAGAATCGAAATGGAACTTTTCTTTTTCTTTTAGGAGAATACACCAACAGCTCTAAATATCTTTATTATTTAATTGAACTTATATTCAATAATTTAGATGATGGAGAAATCTTTATGGGAGCATATGGTATGATTATTGATATGCAAGTTCCATTGGATGAGAAAGAAATACATAGGGCTATAAAATTTCTGAAGAACGAAGAAAAAAAAGCAAAGAAAGAATCTAATAAAAGAAAAAAAAAGATTACTGATTCTCTTTTAAACTATTTGGAAGGCCAAATCGATATCTGTGAGTTTTACAAACAGTTTGGTTAA
- a CDS encoding transposase, with amino-acid sequence MILINILYLFADTIQFIASKQQQLLKFANTLAAHKSGILAWYDHCISTGKAEGIKNKFKIMKRQAYGYKDARFFKLKILALHHKNYAFVG; translated from the coding sequence GTGATTCTAATAAACATACTTTATCTGTTTGCCGATACAATCCAGTTTATAGCTAGCAAGCAGCAGCAACTTCTTAAATTTGCAAATACATTGGCCGCACACAAGAGTGGAATATTGGCATGGTACGACCACTGTATTTCAACCGGGAAAGCAGAAGGCATTAAAAATAAATTCAAAATAATGAAAAGACAAGCATATGGATATAAAGATGCAAGATTTTTTAAACTTAAAATATTAGCACTACATCATAAGAACTATGCATTTGTCGGATGA
- a CDS encoding leucine-rich repeat domain-containing protein — MKTNVTAGSLSTLLETEKNINTVLILTGEINGNDIETIRNIANLSVLNLAEVSIVEGGGFYNPDREYISIKKNEIPEYMFAGMDIITSVTLPNNAVAIGEKAFSGCIELRSVIISDSVLSIGREAFKDCNELASVSIPNGVIGRNAFAGCTGLTSLTLGNNVITIGEAAFMGCTGLTTLTIPDSVTSIGDQAFKDCSAIASLILSSNLAAIGEQAFRNCKGINSIIIPESLKSIGENAFRDCSGLTTIAIPKGVIRISDWAFFDCSGLTSVILSPGIISIGEAAFFGCSGITSIEIPESVEEIGENAFHDCTALSTVALPDSLTSISENMFFGCIKLTTVNIPVNITSIGENAFNNCSGLITITIPCCVTSIGYQAFAFCKGLTEMHCQAITPPNVASGAFNGIDKTYCKLFVPKGAANSYKNVAFWSDFITIIEE; from the coding sequence ATGAAAACGAATGTTACAGCGGGAAGTCTGAGCACTCTGCTCGAAACCGAAAAAAATATAAATACGGTATTGATTCTTACAGGAGAAATAAATGGGAATGATATCGAAACGATTCGTAACATAGCCAACCTCTCTGTTCTGAATCTTGCAGAGGTGAGTATTGTTGAGGGAGGAGGCTTCTATAACCCGGATCGCGAATATATCTCCATTAAAAAGAATGAAATCCCGGAATATATGTTTGCCGGTATGGACATTATTACCTCTGTTACTTTACCAAACAATGCTGTTGCCATAGGTGAAAAAGCATTCTCTGGCTGTATTGAACTCAGATCCGTCATTATCTCCGACAGTGTTCTTTCCATTGGCAGAGAGGCTTTTAAAGATTGCAACGAATTAGCTTCTGTTTCCATTCCAAATGGAGTTATTGGACGAAACGCTTTTGCCGGCTGCACCGGACTAACCTCTTTAACACTGGGAAATAATGTTATAACTATCGGGGAAGCTGCCTTTATGGGATGTACTGGTTTAACTACTCTTACTATTCCCGATAGCGTAACTTCCATCGGAGATCAGGCATTCAAAGATTGTAGCGCAATAGCATCGCTGATTCTTTCCAGTAATCTTGCGGCAATTGGAGAACAGGCTTTCCGCAACTGCAAAGGGATTAACTCTATTATAATTCCCGAAAGTTTAAAATCAATTGGTGAGAATGCATTCCGAGATTGTTCCGGGCTTACAACCATTGCCATTCCAAAGGGAGTAATACGTATTAGTGACTGGGCATTTTTCGATTGCTCAGGACTCACTTCGGTCATCCTTTCTCCAGGCATTATCTCAATAGGTGAAGCTGCCTTCTTTGGCTGTTCGGGAATTACATCTATTGAAATTCCCGAAAGTGTTGAAGAGATTGGCGAAAATGCATTTCATGATTGTACTGCTTTAAGCACTGTTGCTCTTCCTGACAGCCTGACATCGATATCCGAAAATATGTTCTTTGGCTGCATCAAACTGACAACGGTCAACATTCCTGTCAACATCACCAGTATCGGAGAAAATGCCTTTAATAACTGCTCAGGATTAATAACAATAACCATTCCTTGCTGCGTTACTTCCATTGGTTACCAGGCATTCGCCTTTTGTAAAGGTCTAACAGAAATGCATTGCCAGGCAATCACACCTCCCAATGTAGCTTCAGGAGCTTTCAACGGGATTGATAAAACATACTGCAAACTGTTCGTTCCCAAAGGTGCAGCCAATTCATATAAGAACGTTGCTTTCTGGAGTGATTTTATAACGATTATAGAAGAGTAA
- a CDS encoding amidophosphoribosyltransferase, whose amino-acid sequence MSGFFGSVLKEDCVNDVFYGTDYHSHLGTKRAGMTFFSRNKGFQRAIHSLEDGYFRNKFENDIRNFEGNSGIGVISDSESQPILVNSHLGRFAVVTVNKIVNIDELEAEFLAKHHTFSETSGGTVNPTELVAMLIAEGKDFLSGIQNVYDKVKGSCSMLVLTEEGLLAARDKLGRTPIIIGKKENGYGATFETCAFSNLGYEIDKYIGPGEVVRITAEGYEQLRKPNEKMQICSFLWVYYGYPPSFYEGINVDECRYRCGAALARRDDVNADFVAGIPDSGVGHAMGYSHKTGTPLKRPYSKYTPTWPRSFMPQNQNMRELVAKMKLIPNKSIIKDKCGVFLDDSIVRGTQLKDNVTDLHEAGIKEVNMRIACPPLTYPCEFLNFSRSRSSLELATYKAVNELENREGIEMMDMKEYSDCNSEKYKAMVEKIREHLGLTTLTFQTLDDLVEAIGLPKERLCTHCFDGSSYFE is encoded by the coding sequence ATGAGTGGTTTCTTTGGCAGTGTTTTGAAAGAAGATTGTGTGAACGATGTTTTTTACGGAACCGATTATCATTCTCATCTTGGAACCAAAAGGGCCGGTATGACCTTTTTCTCCAGAAATAAAGGTTTTCAACGAGCTATCCACAGTCTGGAAGATGGCTATTTCAGAAACAAGTTTGAAAACGACATCAGAAATTTCGAGGGTAACAGCGGGATAGGTGTAATTAGTGATTCAGAGTCACAACCGATTCTTGTAAACTCTCACTTGGGACGCTTTGCTGTGGTTACAGTGAATAAAATTGTGAATATTGATGAACTGGAAGCAGAATTCCTGGCAAAACATCACACTTTTTCTGAAACAAGTGGTGGTACAGTGAATCCAACCGAACTGGTGGCGATGCTTATTGCGGAAGGAAAAGACTTTTTATCGGGTATCCAGAATGTATATGATAAGGTAAAGGGCTCGTGCTCTATGCTGGTCCTGACAGAAGAAGGCCTGTTGGCTGCTCGTGATAAACTGGGACGTACACCTATTATCATAGGAAAGAAAGAGAATGGTTATGGTGCCACTTTTGAAACCTGTGCTTTCTCAAACCTGGGTTATGAAATTGATAAATATATAGGTCCGGGCGAGGTTGTTCGCATTACTGCCGAAGGATATGAACAATTGCGCAAACCAAATGAGAAAATGCAGATATGCTCTTTCCTATGGGTTTACTACGGATATCCACCCTCATTTTATGAAGGAATCAATGTGGACGAATGTCGCTATCGATGCGGTGCTGCTCTTGCCCGGCGCGATGATGTAAATGCTGATTTCGTTGCCGGAATTCCCGACTCGGGTGTTGGGCATGCCATGGGTTACAGCCATAAAACAGGTACTCCACTCAAAAGACCATATTCAAAATATACACCTACCTGGCCACGAAGCTTTATGCCTCAAAACCAGAATATGCGTGAGCTAGTAGCTAAAATGAAGTTAATCCCAAACAAATCAATCATTAAAGATAAATGTGGGGTATTCCTCGATGACTCTATTGTACGAGGTACTCAGCTGAAAGATAATGTGACCGATTTGCACGAAGCAGGAATTAAAGAGGTGAATATGCGTATAGCTTGTCCACCATTGACTTATCCTTGCGAATTTTTGAACTTCAGTCGTTCTCGTTCAAGTCTTGAATTGGCTACCTACAAAGCGGTGAATGAGCTTGAAAACAGAGAAGGCATAGAGATGATGGATATGAAAGAATATTCGGACTGCAACAGCGAAAAGTATAAAGCAATGGTTGAAAAGATCAGAGAACATCTTGGACTTACCACTCTTACTTTCCAAACACTTGATGATCTGGTGGAAGCTATTGGTTTGCCAAAAGAGAGACTTTGCACACACTGTTTCGATGGGTCCAGCTATTTTGAATAA
- a CDS encoding alpha-mannosidase, whose product MKSSRLILAIFLFIFLLSEISVSAQKKYKAYIVSNAHFDTQWCWDVQKSINEYLLNTMDQNFLLLESYPDYIFNFEGGIKYSWMKEYYPERYERVKEYIRQGRWHVSGSSWDATDPNLPSPESFFRNILLGQEFYRKEFGVQSKDIFLPDCFGFGYTLPTIAAHAGLIGFSTQKLQWRYKPFYGNSKVPFNIGLWKGVDGSVIMAALNAQNYNFSWDRKDLSKDQGIRELARQGINNTAYRYYGTGDIGGSPTIGSVISIEKGLRGKGDIQIISATSDQLYQDYLPFYNHPELPVFDGELLMDVHATGCYTSQAAMKQFNRKNEELAVAAEKSSVAAHYLTGTVYPSQEIDESWKRFIWHQFHDDLTGTSIPEAYRFSWNDELISQSCFADVITSSVGNVAKAMNTLTNGIPIVVYNSLSSNNRGIVRARISMANPPEQIRVVNPEGKEVPAQLTGYSNETAEIAFSAEVAPTGYAVYDIYSSENNVQSRLKISGNSLENRIYKLTLDTNGDISSLIDKRYNKELVAPGKAFRLALFTENNSFAWPSWEIQKSTIDATPVAISDSVSIVIAENGPACASLCVKRRFGDSHFIQYIRMTDGAADDRIDIVNEVDWATTNALLKAEFPMAVCNPQATYDLGLGQIKRGNNSETAYEVYAQQWADITDNEGYGISILNNCKYGWDKPADNILRLTLLHAPNVKNNFTYQAQQDMGHHTFTYSIVGHSNEPQLASIPHKSDELNNPLLAFQSPRHEGPLGRRYSFLKISNPQIAVKALKKAQEGEQYIIRLYETQGKEAKDVEIEFPSSIIDAAEMNGVEKEIGKATIKENRLIFSTTAFAPKTFAIRLKKCEINLPAVHHTQVQLPYNHQAFTTDASFKQGEFDKEGCSFAAELLRNGIISLGIPFKIGNSEENNVLKCHGNIIELPKDQKYKKVYILATSTEGEVKADFRLGNKVFTREVPYYSGFYGQWGKTGFSRSYIRDLPLAYIGTHRHNPKCGNEACAFTYIYRICLELPEGTTQLQLPDDDRVAVFAITVSDNPADDIKAATPLISTLADSSME is encoded by the coding sequence ATGAAAAGTAGCAGACTCATATTAGCTATCTTCTTGTTCATATTCCTTCTAAGCGAGATCTCGGTTTCTGCCCAAAAGAAATACAAAGCTTACATTGTATCCAATGCCCATTTTGACACCCAGTGGTGCTGGGATGTACAAAAATCCATCAATGAATACCTACTTAACACGATGGATCAGAATTTTCTACTATTAGAAAGTTACCCTGATTATATCTTCAATTTTGAGGGAGGCATCAAATATAGCTGGATGAAAGAGTACTATCCGGAACGTTACGAACGGGTCAAAGAGTACATCCGTCAGGGACGCTGGCATGTAAGCGGCAGTTCATGGGATGCTACCGACCCTAACCTCCCCTCACCAGAGTCGTTTTTCCGGAACATTCTGTTAGGACAGGAGTTTTATCGGAAAGAGTTCGGTGTACAATCAAAAGACATATTCCTGCCCGACTGCTTCGGGTTTGGCTACACTTTGCCCACCATTGCCGCACACGCAGGTCTGATAGGCTTTTCCACCCAGAAGCTGCAATGGAGGTACAAACCGTTTTATGGCAATTCTAAGGTCCCTTTCAATATCGGCTTATGGAAAGGGGTAGACGGTTCAGTAATCATGGCGGCTTTGAATGCTCAAAACTACAACTTCAGCTGGGATCGTAAGGATCTCAGCAAAGATCAGGGAATCAGAGAACTGGCCAGGCAAGGCATCAACAACACCGCCTATCGATATTATGGAACCGGAGATATAGGCGGATCGCCCACCATCGGGTCAGTCATCTCTATTGAAAAAGGACTCAGGGGCAAAGGTGATATACAGATCATCAGTGCTACCTCCGATCAGCTCTATCAGGACTATCTTCCCTTCTACAATCACCCCGAGTTGCCGGTATTCGATGGTGAACTGCTGATGGATGTACATGCCACCGGTTGCTATACCTCACAGGCTGCTATGAAACAATTCAACCGTAAAAACGAGGAGCTGGCTGTTGCAGCAGAGAAATCGTCAGTAGCTGCCCATTATCTTACTGGTACCGTTTATCCTTCGCAAGAGATTGACGAATCCTGGAAAAGATTTATCTGGCATCAGTTTCACGACGATCTGACCGGGACAAGCATTCCAGAAGCATATCGTTTTTCCTGGAATGATGAACTCATTTCCCAGTCATGCTTTGCCGATGTTATCACCTCCTCAGTGGGCAATGTAGCCAAAGCGATGAATACCCTGACCAACGGCATCCCAATTGTGGTTTATAATTCCTTGTCCTCAAACAACAGAGGTATTGTGCGGGCCCGGATCAGCATGGCCAACCCACCCGAACAGATCCGGGTAGTAAATCCAGAAGGCAAAGAGGTTCCTGCACAACTGACCGGTTACAGTAACGAAACCGCAGAAATAGCCTTCAGTGCTGAAGTCGCCCCGACAGGCTATGCCGTATATGACATCTACTCCAGCGAAAACAACGTCCAAAGCCGGTTAAAGATTTCCGGCAACTCGCTGGAAAACCGGATTTATAAACTCACCTTGGATACAAACGGGGATATCTCGTCCCTGATCGACAAACGATACAACAAAGAGCTGGTTGCCCCGGGAAAGGCATTCCGTTTAGCTCTGTTTACCGAAAACAACTCTTTTGCCTGGCCTTCATGGGAAATTCAAAAAAGTACAATCGACGCAACACCGGTTGCTATATCGGATTCTGTATCCATCGTAATCGCTGAGAATGGACCAGCCTGCGCCTCACTATGTGTAAAGCGCAGATTCGGCGACTCTCATTTTATCCAGTACATCCGGATGACAGACGGAGCAGCTGACGATCGCATAGACATAGTCAATGAAGTAGACTGGGCAACCACCAATGCACTACTTAAAGCTGAATTCCCAATGGCTGTCTGCAATCCGCAAGCTACATACGACTTAGGGTTAGGGCAAATCAAACGGGGCAACAATAGCGAAACCGCCTATGAAGTCTATGCACAGCAGTGGGCAGACATCACTGATAACGAAGGATACGGCATCTCCATCCTGAACAACTGTAAATACGGATGGGACAAACCAGCGGACAACATTCTGCGTCTCACCCTGCTGCACGCTCCCAACGTAAAGAATAACTTTACCTATCAGGCCCAGCAGGACATGGGACATCATACATTCACCTACTCCATTGTTGGGCACAGCAATGAGCCTCAACTGGCCTCCATTCCACATAAATCCGACGAACTGAACAACCCGTTGCTGGCATTTCAGTCACCTCGCCACGAAGGTCCTTTGGGCCGAAGATACTCCTTCCTGAAAATCAGCAACCCACAAATAGCCGTGAAAGCTTTAAAGAAGGCACAAGAGGGAGAACAATATATTATCCGGCTTTACGAGACTCAAGGCAAAGAGGCAAAAGATGTGGAGATCGAATTCCCTTCCTCCATTATCGATGCAGCAGAGATGAACGGCGTTGAAAAAGAGATCGGGAAAGCAACAATAAAGGAAAACCGGCTCATCTTCTCCACCACCGCTTTCGCTCCGAAAACATTTGCTATCCGGTTAAAAAAGTGCGAGATAAACCTTCCGGCAGTACATCACACTCAGGTGCAATTGCCATACAATCACCAAGCATTTACCACAGATGCAAGTTTTAAGCAAGGTGAGTTCGACAAAGAAGGATGTTCATTTGCCGCCGAACTCCTCAGAAATGGAATCATAAGCCTGGGTATTCCCTTTAAAATTGGAAACTCGGAAGAAAACAATGTACTGAAATGCCACGGAAATATCATTGAACTTCCAAAAGATCAGAAGTACAAGAAGGTCTATATCCTGGCAACCTCAACAGAGGGAGAAGTAAAAGCCGATTTCAGGTTGGGCAACAAGGTTTTCACCCGGGAAGTACCTTACTATAGCGGATTCTACGGACAATGGGGAAAAACTGGTTTCAGCCGTTCCTACATCAGAGACCTGCCGCTCGCTTATATCGGTACCCACCGTCATAATCCGAAATGCGGCAACGAAGCTTGCGCGTTTACTTATATATACCGCATTTGTCTTGAACTGCCGGAAGGAACCACCCAGCTACAACTGCCCGACGACGACAGAGTGGCAGTATTTGCCATTACCGTATCTGATAACCCTGCAGATGATATAAAAGCGGCAACTCCGTTGATTTCAACATTAGCCGATAGCTCAATGGAATAA
- a CDS encoding NADH-dependent [FeFe] hydrogenase, group A6 — MINLIINDKAVQVKEGTTIFEAAKKNHILIPHFCYMENIHKIGSCRICVVEVEGSKNLMASCITEVAEGMIIHTNSERVRNARKVIYELMLSDHPKNCLTCWRNQNCELQDLGNLIQVDEYRYEGAKSKEYIDISSPSIVRDSSKCVLCRRCVTICNQIQGVCLMNPHHRGFSTFIGPTDDELLGESICTNCGQCVLVCPVGALKEKDSTEQVWEALYDKSKTVIVQTAPAVRATLGELFGYAPGTLVTGQMASALREIGFKYVFDTNFGADLTIMEEGSEFLERLKNRFTSKEKTAVLPMITSCSPGWIKYVEHQYPDQLSHLSTCKSPHMMLGALTKTYFAEKVGIDPATIFMVSVMPCTAKKFEIIRPEMYNNGLANVDAVITTRELGRMIKEVGIDFRNLPDGKFDSPLGHSSGAADIFGTTGGVMEAALRTVYELVTGRELPTEKLHLKPLMGLSRIKSAELKIEEALPDFRFLEGVTLRVAVTSGLIGAAQLMEEIKKGTSQYHFIEVMGCPGGCISGGGQPRPVNDEIRLRRLEAIYREDEGKTIRKSHENEDIKTIYHEFLGAPLGHKSHELLHTVYTPRGKK, encoded by the coding sequence ATGATTAATCTGATCATAAACGATAAAGCGGTTCAGGTGAAAGAAGGAACCACTATTTTTGAAGCTGCCAAAAAGAACCACATCCTTATTCCTCATTTCTGTTATATGGAGAATATTCATAAAATCGGTTCATGCCGGATTTGTGTGGTCGAAGTGGAAGGTTCCAAAAACCTGATGGCTTCATGCATTACTGAAGTAGCAGAAGGAATGATTATTCACACCAATTCTGAACGGGTGCGCAATGCACGAAAAGTAATCTATGAGCTGATGCTTTCCGATCATCCAAAGAATTGCCTTACATGTTGGCGGAATCAGAATTGTGAACTGCAGGATCTGGGTAATTTAATTCAGGTAGATGAATACAGGTACGAGGGTGCCAAATCCAAAGAATATATTGACATCTCGAGCCCCTCAATCGTCCGGGATAGTTCGAAATGCGTTCTTTGCCGACGCTGTGTAACGATATGCAACCAGATTCAGGGAGTTTGTCTTATGAATCCCCACCACCGGGGTTTCTCAACTTTCATCGGACCAACAGACGATGAACTACTGGGCGAGTCCATCTGTACCAATTGCGGACAGTGTGTGCTGGTATGTCCAGTCGGAGCGCTGAAAGAAAAAGATTCAACTGAACAGGTATGGGAAGCTTTATACGATAAGTCAAAAACTGTCATTGTACAGACAGCTCCGGCAGTACGGGCTACTTTAGGTGAGTTGTTCGGTTATGCTCCGGGAACATTGGTAACCGGTCAGATGGCTTCCGCCTTACGCGAAATTGGTTTCAAGTATGTTTTCGACACCAATTTCGGAGCCGACCTCACCATCATGGAGGAAGGTTCTGAATTTCTTGAAAGATTGAAGAATAGATTTACCTCAAAGGAAAAAACCGCTGTTCTTCCAATGATTACAAGCTGCAGCCCGGGTTGGATAAAATATGTAGAGCACCAATATCCCGACCAGCTGTCACATCTTTCAACCTGCAAATCCCCCCACATGATGCTGGGGGCACTGACCAAAACTTACTTTGCTGAGAAAGTCGGCATCGACCCTGCCACCATTTTTATGGTATCTGTAATGCCTTGTACTGCCAAGAAGTTCGAGATTATCCGGCCGGAGATGTACAACAACGGGCTAGCCAATGTGGATGCAGTGATTACCACCCGCGAATTGGGACGGATGATCAAAGAGGTGGGAATTGATTTCCGCAATCTGCCTGATGGTAAATTCGACAGTCCATTGGGACACTCCTCTGGTGCAGCCGATATATTCGGTACAACCGGCGGAGTGATGGAAGCTGCACTTCGCACCGTTTATGAACTGGTTACAGGTCGTGAACTGCCAACCGAAAAGCTCCATCTGAAACCCCTCATGGGACTTAGCCGTATAAAATCAGCAGAGCTAAAGATAGAGGAGGCCTTGCCCGACTTCAGATTTCTTGAAGGAGTGACTCTGAGAGTAGCTGTTACAAGTGGCTTAATTGGGGCTGCCCAGTTAATGGAAGAAATTAAAAAAGGTACTAGTCAATATCATTTTATTGAAGTTATGGGGTGTCCCGGAGGTTGCATCAGTGGTGGAGGTCAACCACGTCCTGTCAATGATGAAATAAGGTTACGCAGACTTGAGGCAATATATAGGGAAGATGAAGGAAAAACCATTCGCAAATCGCATGAGAATGAAGATATCAAAACCATTTACCACGAATTTCTTGGGGCTCCTCTTGGACATAAATCCCACGAATTGCTTCATACTGTTTATACTCCTCGAGGTAAAAAATGA